In the genome of Treponema pedis, one region contains:
- a CDS encoding flagellar hook-length control protein FliK, whose product MQTADIHNRMPPIRQMNETSSPENAAQNERQYKAEKSDSEPVRNGDSFPAMIKKMIAAVKEGKNGDIQKNPGEAVQTETGTRDLRDVSKSVRGENTEYLKNFKETDSESLKTFLKPQEKSLKEGTGSAALKKTNLKEENLKHIALESDENMLKMLLSEEELDIKTLLPENLSDSEEIPLLQNLDSENLKTPEKKKNLSLNEESLLKQNRTVFQAKLNKKEYTDKTEEENIKLKKPVQKSGKPVISVEDLRSAQNLRADASVHEAGSGQRVETDNSVDMVIDFRGKAQNLMQGGEKGLQSGETQKTNQSFSAMFAQEIREASQDFVQAGKIVLRDNNAGEIRLQLRPENLGAVKIKLELAEGKKINGTVTVSTKEAFEAFEENLDALAQEFKQNGFEAAEFNLSWSGSSSQNSFAENFDSFGEINYQNIAQNLSTAEKNADNLSTYSYIYGSTVDILI is encoded by the coding sequence ATGCAGACAGCAGACATTCATAACCGAATGCCGCCTATAAGGCAGATGAATGAAACGTCTTCGCCTGAGAATGCCGCTCAAAATGAACGGCAGTATAAGGCGGAAAAATCTGATTCGGAACCTGTGCGAAACGGAGATTCGTTTCCGGCAATGATTAAAAAAATGATTGCAGCCGTCAAGGAAGGAAAAAACGGGGATATTCAAAAAAATCCCGGTGAAGCGGTGCAAACGGAAACAGGAACACGGGATTTAAGAGATGTTTCCAAATCGGTAAGGGGAGAAAATACGGAGTATTTAAAAAATTTTAAAGAAACCGATTCGGAATCATTGAAGACTTTTTTAAAACCGCAAGAAAAATCTTTAAAAGAGGGTACGGGAAGTGCGGCTTTAAAAAAAACAAATCTAAAAGAAGAAAACCTTAAGCATATCGCCTTAGAAAGCGATGAAAATATGCTTAAAATGTTGCTTTCGGAAGAAGAATTGGATATAAAAACTCTTTTACCCGAAAATTTAAGCGACAGCGAAGAAATTCCGCTTTTACAAAATCTTGATTCGGAAAATTTAAAAACACCTGAAAAGAAAAAGAATTTATCTTTAAACGAAGAGTCTTTATTAAAGCAAAACCGGACGGTATTTCAGGCAAAATTAAATAAAAAAGAATATACCGACAAAACGGAAGAAGAAAACATAAAATTAAAAAAGCCTGTTCAAAAATCCGGTAAACCCGTTATATCGGTGGAAGATTTGCGTTCAGCTCAAAATTTACGAGCTGATGCTTCGGTACATGAGGCGGGAAGCGGTCAAAGGGTTGAAACGGATAACTCCGTTGATATGGTTATCGATTTTAGAGGCAAGGCGCAAAATTTAATGCAAGGCGGTGAAAAGGGTTTACAATCCGGAGAAACCCAAAAAACGAATCAAAGTTTTTCCGCAATGTTTGCTCAGGAAATACGGGAAGCTTCTCAAGATTTTGTTCAGGCGGGTAAAATTGTTTTGCGCGATAATAATGCGGGCGAAATACGATTGCAGCTCAGACCTGAGAATTTGGGTGCCGTAAAAATAAAACTTGAGCTTGCGGAAGGTAAAAAAATCAACGGTACGGTTACGGTTTCTACAAAGGAGGCTTTTGAAGCCTTTGAAGAAAATCTTGATGCCTTGGCTCAGGAATTTAAGCAAAACGGGTTTGAAGCCGCCGAATTTAATTTAAGCTGGTCGGGTTCTTCTTCGCAAAACTCTTTTGCGGAAAATTTCGATTCTTTCGGCGAAATAAATTATCAAAATATTGCGCAAAATTTAAGTACGGCGGAAAAAAACGCCGATAATTTAAGTACTTACAGTTATATTTACGGTTCTACCGTAGATATTTTGATTTAA
- the cobM gene encoding precorrin-4 C(11)-methyltransferase, which translates to MVYFVGAGPGNADLITVKGRNLISKAEVIIYAGSLVSKEHLMFAKTSCKIYNSAEMTLEEVIEVIKNNKNSEIVRLHTGDPAIYGAIREQMDELEKLGIRYEVVPGVSSFTAAAAAIKKEFTLPDISQTVILTRMEGRTAVPKTERLSSLAAHKASMSIFLSVQNIENVVAELLKGYETEDTPAAVIYKASWEDEKIIIGTLADIAEKVKKAGIKKQAQILVGGFIDGKYSRSKLYNPDFSHEFRKSKDETSGN; encoded by the coding sequence ATGGTATACTTTGTAGGAGCGGGTCCCGGGAATGCGGACCTTATTACGGTTAAAGGCAGAAATCTTATCTCAAAAGCGGAAGTTATAATTTATGCAGGGTCTCTTGTTTCAAAAGAACATTTAATGTTTGCAAAAACGTCCTGTAAAATTTACAATTCCGCGGAAATGACTCTTGAAGAAGTTATAGAGGTTATAAAAAACAACAAAAATTCCGAAATTGTAAGACTGCATACGGGAGACCCTGCAATTTACGGAGCAATCCGTGAACAAATGGACGAGCTTGAAAAACTCGGCATTCGATACGAGGTTGTGCCGGGAGTGAGTTCTTTTACGGCTGCGGCGGCGGCAATTAAAAAAGAATTTACCTTGCCGGATATAAGCCAAACCGTAATTCTTACACGTATGGAAGGAAGAACTGCGGTACCTAAAACGGAACGGCTTTCTTCTCTTGCCGCCCACAAAGCCTCGATGTCAATTTTTTTATCGGTTCAAAATATCGAAAACGTAGTTGCGGAATTGCTTAAAGGATATGAAACCGAAGACACGCCGGCAGCAGTCATTTATAAAGCCTCTTGGGAAGATGAAAAAATAATTATAGGAACCCTTGCCGATATAGCCGAAAAAGTAAAAAAAGCGGGAATAAAAAAACAGGCTCAAATTTTAGTAGGCGGTTTTATAGACGGAAAGTACTCACGCTCAAAACTTTACAATCCGGATTTTTCGCACGAATTTAGAAAAAGCAAAGATGAAACAAGCGGAAATTAA
- the cbiG gene encoding cobalt-precorrin 5A hydrolase, with protein MKQAEIKSKNIVCYSFTENAQIIGEKLITEFNTFNLKKNNKIYIEHFYNTKTEGGIKKRIEGDFKTKDALIFISSTGIAVRMIKNYIKSKTSDPAVIVIDDTGTFVISLLSGHIGGANELTKIIAKFLGAQAVITTASDSRNIEAVDLFAERNGYAITSMEDAKKITSVMVSGKNVIFYSECIQNSSILKPSNLIDYPNLILYGLKPYEEKKAAGIIFISKSPENLLPENLASLNLPFVKLVPRTLNLGIGLRKGVSYKTVNKAVRLALSSIGKTMLEVKTCASIDLKKDEKGLLEFVRREGLELKFFTQEDIKKVENMFTKSEFVKKTVGVSSVSAPCAYLLGGKILLDKFKYEGVTVSISISDGQNL; from the coding sequence ATGAAACAAGCGGAAATTAAAAGTAAAAATATTGTTTGTTATTCTTTTACCGAAAATGCACAAATTATAGGCGAAAAACTTATAACCGAATTTAACACCTTTAATCTTAAAAAAAACAATAAAATTTATATTGAACATTTTTATAATACAAAAACCGAAGGCGGAATAAAAAAGCGTATCGAAGGAGATTTTAAAACAAAGGACGCTTTAATTTTTATTTCTTCTACAGGTATAGCCGTCCGTATGATTAAAAATTATATAAAAAGCAAAACGAGCGACCCTGCCGTAATAGTTATAGACGATACGGGAACTTTTGTTATTTCGCTTTTATCGGGACATATAGGCGGCGCAAACGAACTTACAAAAATTATTGCAAAGTTTTTAGGCGCACAGGCGGTTATTACTACAGCTTCCGATTCGCGTAATATTGAAGCCGTGGACTTATTTGCCGAACGGAACGGCTATGCAATTACCTCTATGGAAGATGCTAAAAAAATTACCTCCGTTATGGTTTCGGGTAAAAACGTAATCTTTTATTCCGAGTGCATACAAAACTCTTCGATTTTAAAGCCTTCAAACCTAATCGATTACCCTAATTTAATTTTATACGGTTTAAAGCCTTACGAAGAAAAAAAAGCGGCGGGAATAATATTCATTTCGAAAAGCCCCGAAAATCTTTTACCTGAAAATTTAGCGTCTCTTAATTTGCCGTTTGTAAAATTGGTACCGCGCACCTTAAATTTGGGAATAGGATTACGTAAAGGAGTATCATATAAGACGGTTAACAAAGCGGTACGGCTTGCCCTTTCTTCAATAGGAAAAACTATGCTTGAAGTAAAAACCTGTGCGTCCATCGATTTAAAAAAAGATGAAAAAGGTCTTTTAGAATTTGTAAGACGGGAAGGCCTCGAACTTAAATTTTTTACTCAAGAAGACATAAAAAAAGTGGAAAACATGTTTACAAAATCCGAGTTTGTAAAAAAAACGGTCGGTGTTTCCAGCGTTTCCGCTCCCTGCGCATACCTTTTAGGCGGCAAAATTCTATTAGATAAATTTAAATATGAGGGCGTAACGGTATCGATAAGTATAAGTGATGGACAAAATTTATAA
- a CDS encoding ABC transporter permease, with product MNKAIFINKAKEFFIKPQNVILLVFGIVLTITTVAPIVTILADTVMVHPGTIDAAKSGGKAITYFNWQDLFTGTLAAKNFWKPLTNTLLLAILSCTGAILTGGIFAYLITRTNIKFKKYLSVVFIFPYIMPQWTLALTWTNLFKSTTVTGGSNGIFAELFGITVPAWFAEGLFPASIVLSVHYAAFAYILISGIFKNMDSNLEEAALILNTPKIKIFRKVTLPLLRPAILSTILLVFGSAMGGYPVPHYLKLTTLSTKYIDLKVVRTGQASIIGVIMMLFGILILIINRRSTKSRKNYTTITGKSGQVSKVNVGKIGKYLIPSILIVFTIFTGIYPVLSFTLETFLPNPGDYSFLKTGNLNHLTLKWWLHHSDKDVGLYGQFGILYNSTFWASFKGTIFVAIFCALIAGTIGLLIGYSVSKNRRSKYANYVNDTAFLPYLLPSLAVGIAFFIFGSMLGIYDTFLLLIIVGTIKYIPFSSRSSLNSMLQISNEIEEAALMQNIPWYKRMTKIIIPIQKTAILSGYLLPFITCVRELTLFMLLCSQSKISTTMLDYYDEMGLYAFSSAINLILIIFILTVNFILNKLTKSGIDTELGR from the coding sequence GTGAATAAGGCAATTTTTATAAATAAAGCAAAAGAATTTTTTATAAAACCGCAAAACGTTATATTGCTTGTATTCGGAATTGTACTTACAATAACTACCGTTGCTCCTATCGTAACCATTTTAGCCGATACGGTAATGGTGCACCCGGGTACAATTGACGCCGCTAAAAGCGGAGGGAAAGCTATCACTTATTTTAATTGGCAAGATTTATTCACCGGTACTCTTGCCGCAAAAAATTTTTGGAAGCCCTTAACAAACACATTATTACTTGCAATCTTAAGCTGCACGGGAGCAATATTAACCGGCGGAATTTTTGCCTATCTTATTACACGCACTAATATTAAATTTAAAAAATATTTAAGTGTCGTTTTTATATTTCCGTACATAATGCCGCAATGGACATTAGCCCTTACATGGACAAACTTGTTTAAAAGTACAACCGTTACGGGCGGTTCAAACGGAATATTTGCCGAGCTGTTCGGTATAACAGTACCGGCATGGTTTGCAGAAGGCTTATTCCCTGCCTCGATTGTTTTATCCGTTCATTATGCAGCCTTTGCTTATATTTTAATAAGCGGCATATTTAAAAATATGGATTCAAATTTGGAAGAAGCGGCATTGATACTTAACACTCCGAAAATAAAAATATTCCGAAAAGTTACACTGCCTCTTTTAAGGCCTGCAATTTTATCCACAATATTGCTGGTATTCGGAAGTGCAATGGGCGGCTATCCTGTTCCGCATTATTTAAAACTTACAACCCTATCTACAAAATACATAGATTTAAAGGTTGTAAGAACGGGACAGGCAAGTATCATAGGTGTAATAATGATGCTTTTCGGAATTTTAATATTGATTATAAACAGAAGAAGTACAAAATCACGAAAAAATTACACTACAATTACAGGAAAAAGCGGACAAGTAAGTAAGGTAAATGTAGGAAAAATCGGGAAGTATTTAATACCTTCAATACTGATTGTATTTACAATATTTACAGGCATTTACCCGGTTCTTTCTTTTACTCTGGAAACATTTTTACCCAATCCCGGCGATTACAGCTTTTTAAAAACCGGCAATCTTAACCATCTCACTTTAAAATGGTGGCTTCACCATTCCGACAAAGATGTAGGACTTTACGGACAATTCGGAATTCTTTACAATTCAACCTTTTGGGCGAGTTTTAAAGGAACAATTTTTGTAGCGATTTTCTGCGCATTAATTGCGGGAACCATAGGTCTGCTGATAGGATATTCCGTAAGCAAAAACAGAAGAAGTAAATATGCAAATTATGTAAATGATACGGCATTTTTACCATACCTATTGCCGTCGCTTGCAGTAGGTATTGCCTTTTTTATCTTCGGTTCAATGTTGGGTATATACGATACATTTTTATTATTGATAATAGTTGGAACAATTAAATATATTCCGTTTTCATCGCGCAGCTCTCTTAATTCCATGCTTCAAATAAGCAATGAAATTGAAGAGGCCGCTTTAATGCAAAACATACCGTGGTATAAACGAATGACAAAAATAATTATACCCATTCAAAAAACAGCGATTTTAAGCGGATACTTATTACCCTTTATCACTTGTGTACGTGAACTTACTTTGTTTATGCTTTTATGCAGTCAGTCCAAAATAAGTACAACCATGCTGGATTACTACGATGAAATGGGGTTATATGCTTTTTCAAGCGCAATAAATTTAATACTCATTATTTTTATTTTAACAGTTAATTTTATATTAAATAAATTAACAAAATCCGGAATAGATACGGAACTTGGGAGGTAA
- a CDS encoding ABC transporter ATP-binding protein: MPEIILQNVTKRWGKFYGADNLNLTIENNSFVTLLGPSGCGKTTTLRMIAGLETPTSGKIIIDGETVFDSERGINVPANKRKAGFLFQNYALWPNMTVYENISFGLKNIKEEKPVYAFEIKNIDKIKKILQQPEKLMKIISEQKTSENEKKVLLKIIDTFTVSIYTAKTLMNFKLEKDGADLQEKITKLTADLDLKRQSYLEKYNKQHININENYELVDANNKILIQNRKLDKEEIDLIVRKVARIVKIGMFMDRYPNELSGGQQQRVAIARTLAPGPKVLFMDEPLSNLDAKLRLEMRSELQRLHLDTNATFIYVTHDQSEAMTLATKICLMDNGTIQQYNTPLEIYENPVNLFTADFVGNPSINFIEAKGEYTSDGSFNLLCFDNIPFIFRPANKINYDEWFLHTEKEIKEIQYEEDKRAELNGKENKIFPFKYNIQKVQDDELNTTENKPALKSDFVLGVRPEFIKIHENGCLSGFIYSSMPTGMETTVKIKTGNYLLTAVVFLNIVYKIGEEIKFDILTDKIMLFSASSQRLISLGKLEK; the protein is encoded by the coding sequence ATGCCGGAAATAATTTTACAAAATGTAACAAAACGATGGGGAAAATTTTACGGAGCCGATAATTTAAATTTAACTATAGAAAATAATTCCTTTGTTACCTTATTAGGGCCTTCAGGCTGCGGTAAAACCACTACATTAAGAATGATAGCCGGTCTTGAAACTCCTACTTCCGGAAAAATAATCATAGACGGAGAAACTGTTTTTGACAGTGAACGGGGAATAAATGTTCCTGCAAATAAGCGCAAAGCGGGTTTTTTATTTCAAAATTACGCGCTATGGCCTAATATGACCGTATATGAAAATATCAGCTTCGGTTTAAAAAACATAAAAGAAGAAAAGCCCGTTTATGCTTTTGAAATTAAAAACATAGATAAAATAAAAAAAATCCTTCAACAACCTGAAAAACTGATGAAAATCATTTCAGAGCAAAAAACTTCCGAAAATGAAAAAAAAGTTTTATTAAAAATTATAGATACCTTTACCGTTTCAATTTATACAGCCAAAACTTTAATGAACTTCAAATTGGAAAAAGACGGTGCCGATTTGCAGGAAAAAATAACAAAACTAACAGCGGATTTGGATTTAAAACGTCAATCCTATTTGGAAAAATATAATAAACAGCACATTAACATAAATGAAAATTACGAGCTGGTAGATGCCAATAATAAAATTTTAATTCAAAACAGAAAACTCGATAAAGAGGAAATAGATTTAATAGTAAGAAAAGTCGCCCGTATTGTAAAAATCGGAATGTTTATGGATAGATACCCAAATGAACTTTCAGGCGGACAGCAACAAAGAGTTGCAATTGCAAGAACACTTGCCCCCGGCCCTAAAGTTTTATTTATGGATGAACCTTTATCAAACCTCGACGCAAAGCTGCGACTTGAAATGCGCAGCGAGCTTCAAAGATTGCACTTAGATACCAATGCTACATTTATTTATGTTACACATGACCAATCCGAAGCAATGACACTTGCAACTAAAATATGTCTTATGGATAACGGCACAATACAACAATATAATACACCGCTTGAAATATACGAAAATCCCGTTAATTTATTTACAGCGGACTTTGTCGGAAATCCTTCAATAAATTTTATAGAAGCAAAGGGAGAATATACTTCCGACGGAAGTTTTAATCTTTTGTGCTTTGATAATATTCCCTTTATATTCAGACCTGCCAACAAGATAAACTATGATGAATGGTTTTTACATACTGAAAAAGAAATTAAAGAAATACAATATGAAGAAGATAAAAGAGCCGAATTAAACGGAAAAGAAAATAAGATTTTTCCGTTTAAATACAATATTCAAAAAGTACAAGACGATGAATTAAATACAACCGAAAATAAACCTGCCCTTAAATCGGATTTTGTTTTAGGGGTAAGACCCGAATTTATAAAAATACACGAAAACGGCTGTTTAAGCGGTTTTATATACAGTTCAATGCCCACGGGTATGGAAACAACCGTTAAAATAAAAACCGGGAATTATTTACTGACTGCCGTTGTTTTTTTAAATATTGTTTATAAAATAGGCGAAGAAATTAAATTCGATATTTTAACGGATAAAATAATGTTATTTTCCGCTTCAAGCCAGCGGCTTATATCATTAGGAAAACTCGAAAAATAA